A section of the Quatrionicoccus australiensis genome encodes:
- a CDS encoding M90 family metallopeptidase: MGLFDWLRGRRRPEIAADLWAQTVAGLPFLAVLTVDEQKRLKLLAEEFLAEKEFSTGGGLELNDAMCVAIAAQGCLPILEFGLSAYRGWVGIVIYPDEFVVPRQMADEDGVVHEYDDVLSGEAWEGGPLIISWRDAQMAGDGYNVVIHEFAHKLDMLNGEADGIPALHAGLPVDRWEKVFFAAWEDFCQRVDSGEETRIDPYASEHPAEFFAVLSENFFEQPALLTAEYPELYALLRDYYRQDPLARLAA, from the coding sequence ATGGGCCTCTTCGACTGGCTGCGCGGCCGGCGCCGCCCCGAGATTGCCGCCGACCTCTGGGCGCAGACCGTGGCCGGTCTGCCCTTTCTCGCCGTCCTGACGGTCGACGAGCAAAAAAGGCTGAAATTGCTCGCCGAGGAATTCCTCGCCGAAAAGGAATTCAGCACCGGTGGCGGCCTCGAATTGAACGACGCGATGTGCGTCGCGATTGCCGCCCAGGGCTGCCTGCCCATCCTCGAATTCGGGCTGAGCGCCTATCGCGGCTGGGTCGGCATCGTGATTTACCCGGACGAGTTCGTCGTACCCCGGCAAATGGCCGACGAGGACGGCGTCGTGCATGAATACGACGACGTGCTCTCCGGCGAAGCCTGGGAAGGCGGGCCGCTGATCATCTCGTGGCGCGACGCGCAGATGGCCGGCGACGGCTACAACGTAGTCATCCACGAATTCGCCCACAAGCTCGACATGCTGAATGGCGAAGCCGACGGCATTCCTGCCTTGCATGCCGGCTTACCGGTCGACCGCTGGGAAAAGGTGTTTTTCGCCGCCTGGGAAGACTTCTGCCAGCGCGTGGACAGCGGCGAGGAAACGCGCATCGATCCCTACGCCAGCGAGCATCCGGCCGAGTTCTTCGCAGTGCTCAGCGAAAATTTCTTCGAGCAGCCAGCGCTGCTCACCGCCGAATATCCCGAGCTCTACGCCCTGCTGCGCGACTATTACCGCCAGGACCCGCTCGCCCGACTCGCCGCCTAG
- a CDS encoding nucleoside 2-deoxyribosyltransferase gives MKIYLAGPDVFRPDALAWAEEARRACHAAGHQALVPLDGVETTAAGIYYANIGLIRAADAVLANLNPFRGCEPDSGTCVEVGFALALGKPVFGYLAVAEGTTERVARLAGAPLDIRDGRAVDRDGLCVEDFGLPLNLMLAVPVRLVVGGLGEALALLNAG, from the coding sequence ATGAAAATCTACCTCGCCGGTCCCGATGTCTTTCGTCCCGATGCCCTCGCCTGGGCCGAAGAGGCGCGCCGTGCGTGTCATGCTGCCGGACATCAGGCGCTGGTCCCGCTCGATGGTGTCGAAACGACGGCGGCGGGCATTTATTACGCCAATATCGGGCTGATCCGCGCCGCCGATGCGGTGCTTGCCAATCTCAACCCGTTTCGCGGCTGCGAGCCGGATTCCGGCACCTGTGTCGAGGTCGGCTTTGCGCTGGCGCTGGGCAAGCCGGTATTCGGCTATCTTGCTGTGGCGGAAGGAACGACCGAGCGCGTCGCCCGTCTGGCCGGGGCGCCGCTGGACATTCGCGACGGCCGGGCAGTCGACCGCGACGGCTTGTGCGTCGAGGATTTCGGCCTGCCGCTCAACCTGATGCTGGCGGTGCCGGTGCGCCTGGTGGTCGGTGGTCTGGGCGAGGCGCTGGCGCTGTTGAACGCCGGCTAG